In Conger conger chromosome 12, fConCon1.1, whole genome shotgun sequence, one DNA window encodes the following:
- the LOC133141581 gene encoding proteinase-activated receptor 1-like — MLCFFIIAVGPPHGGSFPGWSNENTVNSSIQSLNHCRGEDTKVIKKEVELFLTGSLLTTVIPSIYVLVFIISFPLNAGAIFMFSLRVRPQKPAAIFMLNLATADLLFVLLLPFKASYSFNGNNWVYGPAMCSVVTAAFYCNMYCSVLLMMSISADRFLAVVYPIRSLAWRRRRNAVAVCSAMWLLAVAGVIPILLYKQTVCLPRLGITTCHDVLDLSEQRSYYLYFFLTFSCVFFFIPLVVTTACYVCIIQVLRRTSGSKRSKKTRAVVMAFTVLTVFVVCFTPSNVLLLVHYSQFADQHSANSYAAYLVSVCIGSVSCCLDPVIYYYGSSQCRKNIARLLHCQAPPVGSGSGSSGTSKLESSQGTQSDEK; from the coding sequence ATGCTATGTTTTTTTATCATTGCAGTTGGCCCTCCTCATGGCGGAAGTTTTCCAGGTTGGTCAAATGAAAATACGGTCAATAGTAGTATCCAGTCTCTCAATCACTGTAGGGGAGAGGACACAAAGGTCATCAAAAAAGAGGTTGAACTGTTCCTGACTGGCTCTTTGCTGACCACGGTCATCCCCAGCATCTACGTCCTGGTGTTCATCATCAGTTTCCCTCTCAACGCTGGCGCCATTTTTATGTTCTCACTCAGGGTCAGACCCCAAAAGCCGGCGGCCATCTTCATGCTCAACCTGGCCACGGCCGACCTGCTGTTCGTGCTGCTGCTGCCATTCAAGGCGTCCTACAGCTTCAATGGCAACAACTGGGTGTATGGGCCGGCCATGTGCAGTGTGGTCACCGCCGCCTTCTACTGCAACATGTACTGCTCGGTCCTCCTGATGATGAGCATCAGTGCCGATCGCTTCCTGGCCGTGGTCTACCCCATTAGATCGCTGGCCTGGCGCCGCCGGAGGAACGCCGTGGCCGTGTGTTCTGCCATGTGGCTGCTGGCTGTCGCCGGGGTGATACCCATCCTCCTGTACAAGCagactgtgtgtctgcctcGGCTGGGCATCACCACCTGCCATGACGTGCTGGACCTCAGCGAGCAGCGGAGCTACTACCTCTACTTCTTCCTCACCTTCTCCTGTGTGTTCTTCTTCATCCCTCTCGTTGTTACCACTGCCTGCTACGTGTGCATAATCCAAGTCCTGCGTCGCACCAGCGGGTCAAAGCGCTCCAAGAAGACCCGAGCCGTGGTCATGGCATTCACGGTGCTGACGGTGTTTGTGGTCTGCTTCACCCCGTCCAACGTCCTCCTGCTGGTCCACTACTCACAGTTTGCCGACCAGCACAGTGCCAACTCCTACGCTGCTTACCTGGTCTCCGTGTGCATTGGCAGTGTGAGCTGCTGCCTGGATCCGGTCATCTATTACTATGGCTCATCTCAGTGCCGGAAGAACATCGCCCGGCTCCTCCACTGTCAGGCCCCTCCAGTGGGCTCAGGGTCTGGAAGCTCTGGTACCAGCAAGCTGGAATCCTCCCAGGGCACCCAAAGTgatgaaaagtga